Part of the Deinococcus sp. QL22 genome is shown below.
AGAACCCTGGCGATCTGCTGCGCCGCATCACCCGCCTCCACACAGCCCTCCAGCAACGCACGGCCAACTGCTGCGGGGTTCAGAGCCTCACCCGCTGCCAGCTGCTCACCACGCTCGGCCGGGAGAGCCCCTTGACCCTCGCGGACCTCTCTCGCCGCCTGAACGCCGACAAAGGCTGGCTCAGCCGCAACGTGGATGAGCTGGTGCAGGACGGGTTGGTGAACAAGCAGCCCCGCGCCACGGATCGGCGGGCGATTGAACTCACGCTCACCGCTCAGGGACAGGAGCAGGTTGCCGCCCTCAATGCACAATTGGCCGCCCAATCGGTGCGCCTCCTCGGCCATGTTCCGCAGGAGGAACAGGCGGGCGTGCTCCGGGCGCTTGAACTGCTGGCCGACGCCTTGGAAGCGGAATCCCAGGATAGCCAGGCATGTGTTACGACGTGACCTTCCGGGAGGCCACAGCAGACGACCTGACGGTGATCGAGACGCTCCTGAGGGCGGCGGCACTTCCCCTGGAAGGGATTGAGGCTCACTTGCCCGGTTTCGTGCTGGCCCACCGTGACCAGGAGGTGGTGGGGCTCGCCGGAACCGAGCGGTATGGAGCGTATGGCCTGCTCCGCTCGGTGACCGTCCGCTCTGATCAGCGGGGCCAGGGCAAAGGACAGGCACTGACCAGCGAACTGATCCGGCGCGCGCATGACGCTGGACTCTCGGGCCTGTTCCTGCTCTCGACTGCGGCGGAACGCTTCTTCCCGAAGTTTGGCTTCACGCCCATCACACGGGGTGACCTGCCACCAGGTCTGTTTGCCTCACAGGAACTCCAGGGGGTCTGTCCAGCGTCAGCAGTGGTCATGCACCTCGCACTCCAACCGACCCAAGCTGGGATACCCCGATGAGCCTCCGGTACGACGCTCTGGTTCTTGGTGCTGGGCAAGCAGGTCTGGCCACGGCTTACCACCTGCAGCGGCGCGGCCTGCAGTTTCAGGTGCTGGAGGCCGGTCACCGGCCAGTCGGCTCCTGGCCCCTGCACTACAGGAGCCTGAAACTGTTCTCCCCCGCCCGGCACGCAGCGCTGCCAGGCCTGCCATTTCCCGGAGATCCGGAGCGCTACCCCTCGCGGGATGAGGTGGTCGCTTATTTGAACGCGTATGCGGCGCATTTCCGGTTTCCAGTGGTCACAGAGGCGGAAGCGACGCAGATCTTGCCGGATGATGGAGGGTTCCGGGTGCTGACGGCAGACGGCCGAACCTTCCTTTCCCGAACGGTCGTCGCTGCCACCGGAACATTTCGCCGCCCTTTCATTCCCGCGGTGCCGGGTCAGGAACTGTTCGGGGGCACTGTTCTGCACTCCCTGGCGTATCAGGAACCGTCACCGTTCACCGGGCAACGCGTTCTGGTGGGGGCGGGCAACTCAGCAGTGCAGATTGCGGTGGAATTGGCTCAAGTGGCCCGGGTGACCCTCGCCGTCCGCACGCCGGTGCTGTTCGCGCCGCAACGGATTCTGGGCCGGGATATCCATGACTGGATCACCTGGCTGAGGGTGGATCAGCTGACCCTGGGGCACATCCGGCGCCTGCCGTCCCCACGCAACGTGTTTGATCCTGGCCTGTACCGTACGGCCT
Proteins encoded:
- a CDS encoding MarR family winged helix-turn-helix transcriptional regulator, encoding MIQNPGDLLRRITRLHTALQQRTANCCGVQSLTRCQLLTTLGRESPLTLADLSRRLNADKGWLSRNVDELVQDGLVNKQPRATDRRAIELTLTAQGQEQVAALNAQLAAQSVRLLGHVPQEEQAGVLRALELLADALEAESQDSQACVTT
- the arsN2 gene encoding arsenic resistance N-acetyltransferase ArsN2; the protein is MCYDVTFREATADDLTVIETLLRAAALPLEGIEAHLPGFVLAHRDQEVVGLAGTERYGAYGLLRSVTVRSDQRGQGKGQALTSELIRRAHDAGLSGLFLLSTAAERFFPKFGFTPITRGDLPPGLFASQELQGVCPASAVVMHLALQPTQAGIPR
- a CDS encoding NAD(P)/FAD-dependent oxidoreductase, whose product is MSLRYDALVLGAGQAGLATAYHLQRRGLQFQVLEAGHRPVGSWPLHYRSLKLFSPARHAALPGLPFPGDPERYPSRDEVVAYLNAYAAHFRFPVVTEAEATQILPDDGGFRVLTADGRTFLSRTVVAATGTFRRPFIPAVPGQELFGGTVLHSLAYQEPSPFTGQRVLVGAGNSAVQIAVELAQVARVTLAVRTPVLFAPQRILGRDIHDWITWLRVDQLTLGHIRRLPSPRNVFDPGLYRTAFRLGQLDQRAMFLQFTAQGVVWPDGQEEAVDTVVFATGYRADLDFLRGTGALDSQGEPVQRLGVSRTVPGLYFAGLSGQRALASATLRGAGQEAALVVEQIARGQP